One genomic window of Apium graveolens cultivar Ventura unplaced genomic scaffold, ASM990537v1 ctg1841, whole genome shotgun sequence includes the following:
- the LOC141700167 gene encoding uncharacterized protein LOC141700167, with product MQNCGEITGPCLSPEYKTTIPTLKDVRVFSLATPPTNPIVPTSDTKTVYDIQYYTHDQRRNRPPIRMTVMKKSDAVKMMKDKKSFGVPDLPPVYLTKTVEEDYNARGGGYVQYK from the coding sequence GGGGAAATAACTGGACCATGCTTAAGTCCTGAATACAAAACTACCATTCCAACTCTCAAAGATGTTCGAGTTTTTTCGCTTGCAACACCACCAACTAATCCCATTGTGCCCACCTCTGATACCAAAACTGTTTATGATATCCAGTACTATACTCACGATCAGCGTCGTAACAGGCCACCTATTCGAATGACCGTTATGAAGAAAAGTGATGCTGTAAAAATGATGAAAGATAAGAAAAGTTTTGGAGTGCCTGATTTGCCTCCTGTTTATCTTACCAAAACGGTGGAAGAAGATTACAATGCTCGTGGTGGAGGTTACGTGCAATACAAATAA